A genomic segment from Chitinophaga flava encodes:
- a CDS encoding helix-turn-helix transcriptional regulator, whose translation MPVNRNALIRYKTIDTCLRNRRRRWTLANLIDKVSEALYDYEGMEKGISRRTIQADIQMMRSDKLGYNAPIIIVDKKYYTYEDADYSITNIPLSDNDLTRMTEAVEVLKQFKGFTHFQHLNDVVQKLEGHVYASAHDQRTVIDFEKNEHLKGLSHLALIYDAIIREQTLLIKYQSFKAKSASSMHLHAWWLKEFKNRWFVVGTKNTSAAIVTLALDRIETVQIDEAELYRPNTGGYTPEEYYRHAIGPTVSNIKPQLVTILITPEHAPYVITKPLHHSQQVVSVSEEGTVISIEVEHNFELEREILGFAEGMKVLTPEKLRKVIQYKLNKAAGLY comes from the coding sequence ATGCCTGTTAACCGTAACGCATTAATAAGATATAAAACCATTGATACCTGCCTCCGAAACCGCCGCCGGCGCTGGACTTTAGCTAACCTGATTGATAAAGTTTCCGAAGCTCTTTATGATTATGAAGGCATGGAGAAAGGAATCAGCCGTCGTACTATACAGGCTGATATACAAATGATGCGCAGTGATAAGTTGGGTTATAATGCACCTATTATTATAGTAGACAAAAAATATTATACCTACGAAGATGCTGATTACAGCATTACCAATATCCCGCTGAGTGATAATGATCTTACCCGCATGACGGAAGCAGTAGAGGTACTAAAACAGTTTAAAGGATTTACACACTTTCAGCATCTGAATGATGTGGTGCAGAAGCTGGAAGGCCACGTATATGCTTCTGCGCATGATCAGCGTACGGTAATTGATTTTGAGAAAAATGAACACCTGAAAGGATTGTCGCACCTGGCGCTGATCTATGACGCCATTATCCGGGAACAAACCCTGCTGATAAAATACCAGTCTTTCAAGGCCAAGTCGGCCAGCAGTATGCATCTGCATGCCTGGTGGCTGAAAGAATTTAAAAACCGCTGGTTTGTGGTAGGTACCAAAAATACTTCCGCAGCCATTGTTACGCTGGCACTCGACAGGATAGAGACCGTACAAATCGATGAAGCAGAACTTTACCGGCCTAACACCGGCGGATATACGCCCGAAGAATATTACAGACACGCCATTGGCCCCACTGTGTCGAATATAAAGCCGCAGCTGGTGACCATTCTGATCACACCGGAACATGCTCCTTATGTAATCACCAAACCGCTGCATCATAGTCAGCAGGTCGTATCTGTCAGTGAAGAAGGTACCGTGATCTCCATTGAAGTGGAACATAATTTTGAACTGGAGCGGGAGATACTGGGATTTGCAGAAGGGATGAAGGTATTAACACCGGAGAAATTGCGGAAAGTGATACAGTATAAGCTGAATAAGGCAGCAGGGCTGTACTAA
- a CDS encoding GlxA family transcriptional regulator, translated as MRIAILDYENAVPSSVAGPADILAAMARTYPLLTGTPVSIRFDIDFISVKDNQLWRRAMSTVVPAKLRRQEVYDLVIIPAMESDKILPVIQREKRLIDWLRQQHLQQAELASICVGAFMLGATGLLDGKSATTHWMFADRFRKMYPLVDVQDDKIIVDQGSIYTCGGAFSFTTFMMYLVEKFCGHEAAIIASKILMINMHQLPQDSFSIFRLQHGHADDVISKAQRYIEKNYAESVSIEELASQCNMSIRNFIRRFEQATSNTPLAYLQRVRIEAAKKLLENSHEGIEQVAQRCGYEDMSFFRKIFKRHVAMTPKAYKDKYGKNGLRLVAAGMTQV; from the coding sequence ATGCGTATTGCTATTTTGGATTATGAAAATGCTGTCCCTTCCAGTGTTGCTGGTCCTGCAGATATTCTGGCGGCGATGGCCCGTACTTATCCTTTGCTGACCGGTACGCCTGTCAGTATCCGTTTTGATATCGACTTTATCAGTGTTAAAGACAACCAGTTGTGGAGAAGGGCCATGAGCACCGTTGTGCCGGCAAAACTTCGCCGCCAGGAAGTGTATGATCTGGTGATTATTCCGGCGATGGAATCAGATAAAATACTGCCGGTGATACAACGGGAAAAGCGGTTGATAGACTGGCTTCGGCAGCAGCATCTGCAACAGGCCGAGCTGGCCAGTATCTGCGTGGGCGCTTTTATGCTGGGGGCTACGGGATTGCTTGATGGCAAATCTGCCACCACCCACTGGATGTTTGCAGACCGGTTTCGTAAAATGTATCCGCTGGTAGATGTACAGGATGATAAAATTATTGTTGATCAGGGCAGCATCTATACTTGTGGCGGTGCTTTCAGTTTCACCACTTTTATGATGTATCTGGTGGAAAAATTCTGTGGTCATGAAGCAGCGATCATCGCCTCCAAAATATTAATGATCAACATGCATCAGTTGCCGCAGGATTCATTCTCCATTTTCCGGCTACAGCATGGTCATGCGGATGATGTGATCAGTAAAGCACAACGGTATATCGAAAAAAATTATGCGGAATCTGTGAGCATAGAAGAACTGGCCAGTCAGTGTAATATGAGTATCCGTAATTTTATCCGGCGCTTTGAACAGGCTACCAGCAACACGCCACTGGCATATCTGCAGCGGGTGCGTATCGAAGCCGCAAAAAAACTGCTGGAGAACAGCCATGAAGGTATTGAGCAGGTAGCACAACGTTGTGGCTATGAAGACATGAGCTTCTTCCGGAAAATATTTAAGCGTCATGTAGCCATGACGCCTAAAGCATATAAAGATAAATATGGTAAAAACGGCCTTCGGCTTGTAGCTGCCGGCATGACCCAGGTGTGA
- a CDS encoding SDR family NAD(P)-dependent oxidoreductase, translating into MAISTSQNVIFATVIKIDLPVLLLRIYFITEKTINMLLRNKNAVIYGGGGDIGSAVARAFAREGAVVYLAGRNISTLQQVANEIKADGGKAFTASVDALDQAAVNQHLQEIVDQAHQIDIVFNAISIPQQGMQGVWMADLQPDDFMLPVVTYSRSNFITASAAARHMIKQGSGVILNISATPARLAAPLAGGMATAWAAIESISRTLAAELGPHGIRVVCLRANAMPETAMVQNVLNIFTQAMGMKDSEEFKAAMESGTMLRRLPAIREIAHTAAFMASDNASAITGAVINLSCGSIAD; encoded by the coding sequence ATGGCAATATCAACCTCTCAGAATGTCATTTTTGCCACTGTGATAAAGATAGATCTTCCCGTACTTTTACTGCGGATTTATTTCATCACTGAGAAAACAATTAATATGCTGTTGAGAAACAAAAATGCCGTCATCTATGGTGGCGGAGGAGATATTGGCAGTGCGGTAGCACGTGCTTTTGCCCGGGAAGGAGCTGTCGTATACCTCGCAGGACGCAATATCAGCACCCTGCAACAGGTGGCCAATGAGATTAAGGCCGATGGAGGAAAAGCTTTCACCGCCAGCGTAGATGCACTCGATCAGGCAGCGGTCAATCAACACCTCCAGGAAATAGTGGATCAGGCCCATCAGATAGACATCGTCTTTAACGCTATTTCCATACCCCAGCAGGGCATGCAGGGCGTATGGATGGCCGACCTCCAGCCAGATGATTTTATGTTGCCGGTGGTTACCTATTCCCGTTCCAACTTCATCACCGCCTCCGCTGCAGCCAGACATATGATCAAACAGGGCTCCGGCGTCATCCTTAACATTTCAGCCACACCAGCAAGGCTCGCAGCGCCACTGGCAGGAGGTATGGCCACCGCCTGGGCCGCCATAGAATCTATCTCCCGTACGCTGGCAGCCGAACTGGGCCCTCACGGCATCAGAGTAGTATGCCTGCGCGCCAACGCTATGCCGGAAACAGCCATGGTACAAAATGTACTCAACATCTTCACCCAGGCAATGGGCATGAAAGATTCCGAAGAATTCAAAGCCGCCATGGAAAGTGGTACCATGCTACGACGACTCCCTGCTATCCGTGAAATTGCCCATACCGCCGCATTCATGGCCTCCGATAATGCAAGTGCCATCACCGGTGCGGTCATCAACCTATCCTGCGGCTCCATAGCCGACTAA
- a CDS encoding KTSC domain-containing protein, with product MPSSVIRAYYYDGLHAVLRIVFMSGAIYDYEAVPEAIYRAMKKARSKGTYFNEAIKDKFRFTRYQDK from the coding sequence ATGCCGTCCTCTGTTATCCGGGCATATTACTATGACGGCCTGCATGCGGTACTACGCATCGTTTTCATGTCAGGCGCGATATACGACTATGAAGCCGTACCGGAAGCCATATACCGCGCCATGAAAAAGGCCCGTTCCAAAGGCACCTATTTCAACGAAGCCATCAAAGACAAATTCCGCTTCACCCGCTACCAGGATAAATAA
- a CDS encoding TROVE domain-containing protein, producing the protein MKFNLSTKGTKKAINHEGAPAYTLTPELALYTSVVTASLSDQFYEGAGDRLARIGALIDQNDPAFVARLAVYTREKMHLRSIPMVLAVEMAKRYSGNSLVGKTVARVIQRADEITEMLSYYTLANQRVEMKKLNKLSKQVQKGLAQAFNRFDEYQFAKYNRQTAITLKDALFLVHPKAKSDAQQELFNKIVSDTLATPYTWETTLSATGQQQFATAAAKQNAMRYAWEGLITSNQLGYMALLRNLRNILESNVSNDHIKIVCDHLSDDKAVLNSKQLPFRFLAAYRELQSVPHGMTGRILQALETAVKKSVQHLKGFDINTRVVIACDVSGSMQFPISPRSKIKGYDIGLMLGMLLQHKCQHVVNGIFGDRWKTIALPGDNILANVDALYKREGEVGYSTNGHLVLQDLITRKYVADKIMLFTDCQMWNSHGNNQANAFNDAWIRYRTIAPNAKLYIFDLQGHGTAPVDVQQNGVHLIGGWSDKVFEVMDAIENGQTALDHIHNITM; encoded by the coding sequence ATGAAATTCAATCTTTCTACCAAAGGCACTAAAAAGGCAATCAATCACGAAGGAGCGCCAGCATACACGCTGACACCGGAACTGGCGCTGTATACCAGTGTAGTAACGGCATCCCTGAGCGATCAGTTTTATGAAGGCGCTGGTGACAGACTGGCTCGTATCGGCGCACTGATAGACCAGAACGACCCTGCTTTCGTAGCCAGACTGGCTGTATACACCCGGGAAAAAATGCATCTGCGCAGCATCCCGATGGTACTGGCAGTAGAAATGGCGAAACGCTACAGCGGTAACAGTCTGGTAGGTAAAACAGTAGCGCGTGTAATACAACGTGCAGATGAAATCACAGAAATGCTGTCTTATTATACCCTGGCTAACCAGCGTGTGGAAATGAAAAAGCTGAATAAGCTGAGCAAACAGGTACAAAAAGGACTGGCACAGGCTTTCAACCGTTTCGACGAATATCAGTTTGCGAAGTACAACCGCCAGACAGCTATCACGCTGAAAGACGCGCTGTTCCTCGTACATCCAAAAGCCAAAAGTGATGCGCAGCAGGAACTGTTTAATAAAATCGTAAGCGATACACTGGCTACGCCTTATACCTGGGAAACCACCCTGTCTGCCACCGGGCAGCAGCAGTTTGCCACCGCAGCAGCCAAACAGAACGCCATGCGTTACGCATGGGAAGGACTGATCACCAGCAACCAGCTGGGATATATGGCCCTCCTGCGTAACCTGCGCAACATCCTGGAAAGTAATGTCAGCAACGATCATATTAAAATAGTGTGCGACCACCTATCCGATGATAAGGCCGTACTGAATTCAAAACAGCTGCCTTTCCGGTTCCTGGCCGCTTACCGCGAACTACAGTCTGTACCACATGGTATGACAGGACGTATCCTGCAGGCGCTGGAAACAGCCGTCAAAAAGAGCGTACAACATCTGAAAGGATTCGATATCAACACCCGTGTGGTAATTGCCTGCGACGTGTCCGGATCTATGCAGTTCCCGATCTCACCAAGAAGCAAAATCAAAGGCTACGACATCGGATTGATGCTCGGTATGCTGCTCCAGCATAAATGCCAGCATGTTGTCAACGGTATATTCGGTGATAGATGGAAAACCATCGCGCTGCCGGGAGATAATATCCTCGCCAACGTGGATGCTCTCTACAAAAGAGAAGGAGAAGTGGGTTATTCCACCAATGGACATCTGGTATTGCAGGACCTGATCACAAGAAAATATGTGGCAGATAAAATCATGCTCTTCACCGACTGTCAGATGTGGAACAGCCATGGTAACAACCAGGCCAACGCCTTCAATGACGCATGGATACGTTACCGAACCATCGCACCCAATGCCAAACTATACATCTTCGATCTGCAGGGACATGGTACCGCACCGGTAGATGTACAACAGAATGGTGTTCACCTGATCGGTGGATGGAGTGATAAAGTGTTTGAAGTAATGGATGCCATCGAAAACGGTCAGACCGCACTGGATCATATTCACAACATCACGATGTAA
- a CDS encoding PKD domain-containing protein, producing the protein MIRSITYPFLLAVILLFAAGCDKNDYSFGDLTTPGKPVLNVTINGKDATHPYGDGTGNIQLSINSAHAYNYKVDFGDGQQPKTGTVSSISYGYKHTGTKKFTITVIASGKAGISSSSTVDVEIYRAFTPNPDLVKMLTNNGIKKWRVDKDAPGHLGVSSADVFTPAWWAAAPNEKDGLGIYDDVYTFNANGNVFTHTTNNDLFGKKEYLKDFDPTLTGTGDYTLTGPKAAEYTETFGYDGSATTEFITFPVKGHMGMYLGTHKFQVLERTDTHMTLRCVQDPGAWYVKIIAIQ; encoded by the coding sequence ATGATCAGATCTATCACATATCCGTTCCTGCTGGCTGTCATCCTCCTGTTTGCTGCCGGCTGCGACAAAAATGATTATAGCTTCGGCGATCTTACCACGCCAGGCAAACCGGTACTCAACGTCACTATCAACGGGAAAGACGCTACCCATCCCTATGGCGACGGGACCGGTAACATACAGCTGAGCATCAACTCAGCACATGCCTATAATTACAAAGTAGATTTCGGCGATGGCCAGCAGCCTAAAACCGGCACTGTCAGCAGCATCTCCTATGGTTATAAACATACCGGCACCAAAAAATTCACCATTACCGTAATCGCTTCCGGTAAAGCAGGCATCTCCAGCTCCAGCACCGTAGACGTAGAAATATACCGCGCCTTCACCCCCAACCCCGATCTGGTAAAAATGCTGACCAACAACGGCATCAAAAAATGGCGGGTAGATAAAGACGCTCCCGGCCACCTGGGCGTATCTTCAGCCGATGTGTTCACACCCGCCTGGTGGGCAGCTGCCCCCAACGAAAAAGACGGTCTCGGTATCTACGATGACGTATATACGTTTAATGCCAACGGCAACGTGTTCACTCATACCACCAACAACGACCTCTTTGGTAAAAAAGAATACCTGAAGGATTTTGATCCGACCCTCACCGGTACCGGCGACTACACCCTCACCGGTCCCAAAGCCGCTGAATACACCGAAACATTCGGATATGACGGCAGCGCTACCACAGAGTTTATCACCTTCCCCGTGAAAGGACATATGGGCATGTATCTCGGCACACATAAATTCCAGGTGCTCGAAAGAACCGATACCCATATGACCCTTCGTTGTGTACAGGACCCGGGAGCCTGGTATGTAAAAATTATAGCAATACAATAG
- a CDS encoding DUF6770 family protein, which produces MIRKLSAVLLLSSLGAHSLSAQAKLSVDKVYSAYLRSSGAITDKDQIKGYYYLYQSDKIDRKTNEYTLQILDENLNKGKDIKFEDTKRLSLLESSFNGNTLAFLFKNGEDRTLEMKIYDLDGKLKYTYTRPYTKKTDALMKQYETLHTDEGMNQNVFELGSKGFVSVMPLRDGRDVTYEVDVYSSDKKKMWTYTPEDDKERFAQAEFLMATDSLIFLEVTKKNRKMSGSGTAHLVCINHETKKKVFDLDDENDDVTFVPSSILPAKGNGKFIVMGSYFDKEANILKDFSKGLAIYELDASGKVLNKTYNSWNKEIAHYLPTNSKGKIDKIGFLYVHKLIQTPDGKIFVVGEGYKRQADGVGIALTALSVMGRRPGNAGVTKIVITDLVIMEFDKSFKLKGASIYEKRDNTAALGEVADYNSQHALAMLIKMQGYFDYEFTTGNPDDNNFVVCYSDWEKTADYKGKTFNSIRYNGTKFTKDKIELKSKASRMQVLPAKSGSVMIMEYFKKDKRLDFRIEKLG; this is translated from the coding sequence ATGATTAGAAAACTATCTGCAGTACTGCTGCTGAGTAGCCTTGGTGCCCATTCCCTATCGGCACAAGCCAAATTATCCGTTGACAAAGTGTATAGTGCTTACCTGAGAAGCAGCGGCGCTATCACCGATAAAGACCAGATCAAAGGTTATTATTATCTCTATCAGAGTGATAAAATTGATCGTAAAACCAATGAATACACCCTTCAGATTCTCGACGAAAACCTGAACAAAGGAAAGGATATCAAGTTTGAAGACACTAAAAGATTAAGTCTGCTTGAATCCTCCTTTAATGGCAATACCCTGGCTTTCCTCTTTAAAAATGGAGAAGACAGAACCCTGGAAATGAAAATATATGACCTGGATGGTAAACTGAAATATACCTACACCCGGCCATATACCAAAAAGACCGATGCTCTGATGAAGCAGTATGAAACACTGCATACAGATGAAGGTATGAACCAGAACGTATTTGAACTGGGCTCCAAAGGTTTTGTTTCCGTGATGCCGCTGAGAGATGGCCGCGATGTGACCTACGAAGTGGATGTATATTCTTCCGACAAGAAAAAAATGTGGACATACACACCGGAAGATGATAAGGAACGTTTTGCCCAGGCTGAATTCCTGATGGCTACCGACAGCCTGATCTTTCTGGAAGTAACCAAGAAAAACAGGAAAATGAGCGGCAGCGGCACTGCACATCTGGTTTGTATTAACCACGAAACAAAGAAAAAAGTATTTGACCTGGATGATGAAAACGATGATGTGACCTTTGTTCCCAGCAGCATTTTGCCGGCAAAAGGAAACGGTAAATTTATCGTGATGGGCAGTTACTTCGACAAAGAAGCCAATATCCTGAAAGACTTCAGCAAAGGCCTCGCCATCTACGAACTGGATGCAAGCGGCAAAGTATTAAACAAAACATACAACAGCTGGAACAAGGAAATCGCGCATTACCTGCCTACCAACAGTAAAGGCAAAATCGATAAAATCGGCTTCCTGTATGTTCATAAACTGATCCAGACACCTGATGGAAAGATCTTTGTTGTGGGTGAAGGATATAAAAGACAGGCCGATGGTGTAGGTATTGCATTAACAGCACTCAGCGTCATGGGCCGTAGGCCTGGAAATGCCGGCGTGACCAAAATCGTGATTACTGATTTGGTAATAATGGAATTTGATAAAAGCTTTAAGCTGAAAGGAGCTTCTATTTATGAGAAGCGTGATAATACCGCTGCTTTGGGTGAAGTGGCCGATTACAACAGCCAGCACGCACTGGCTATGCTCATTAAAATGCAGGGCTACTTCGACTATGAGTTTACCACCGGCAATCCGGACGACAACAACTTTGTGGTTTGCTACAGCGATTGGGAAAAAACTGCTGACTATAAAGGAAAAACGTTTAACTCTATCCGTTATAACGGTACCAAATTCACCAAAGATAAAATTGAGCTGAAATCCAAAGCCAGCCGTATGCAGGTACTGCCTGCAAAAAGTGGTTCCGTGATGATCATGGAATACTTTAAGAAAGATAAAAGACTCGACTTCAGAATTGAAAAACTGGGATAA
- a CDS encoding M48 family metallopeptidase, which yields MSTVTRFVLSMFSAIFLMAGSVAGQHAPFTPATIDQPMLNKLTAQFEQQHKTALTISALPSKYRKDYEEVYNSRWEHIKGVFDRKEIYTAEPARKYMTDLVDVIVKGNPSLKAYPLHCYFSRTSEPNASYIGQGIILFNMGLFEKLENESQAAFVLCHEIAHYVLQHSDNAISEYISTINSASYQQELRKVKHTEFRKRELLEKLTKKVAFNHRRHSRNHESQADSMAVALMKNTAFDLSGAVTALKLLDEIDKDSIDIAACFKKELNPANFPFRDKWIAKSSSIIGAGVSVKAKSDMDDSLKTHPDCQTRIRLLEPFITQNGSAKGQLFLTGKERFSALQNTFKYEIIEYAYQAEKYSKSFYHTLILLQQYPKDPYLVTQIGRIMNNSYTARKAHNLGKMVDLPAPEFMPGYNLVLQFFQNLYLEEFAEVSYHYLQQYSGELSSYPAFKEQLNKSALFIKQ from the coding sequence ATGTCAACTGTTACCCGATTTGTACTGTCAATGTTTAGTGCTATTTTTTTGATGGCAGGTTCCGTAGCGGGACAACACGCCCCATTTACGCCAGCTACCATAGACCAACCAATGCTCAACAAACTGACCGCCCAGTTTGAACAGCAACACAAAACTGCGCTCACTATCTCTGCACTCCCATCAAAATACCGCAAGGATTACGAGGAAGTGTATAACTCCAGATGGGAGCATATAAAAGGTGTATTCGACCGGAAAGAGATCTATACAGCCGAACCTGCCCGCAAATACATGACAGACCTGGTGGATGTTATTGTAAAAGGAAATCCTTCCCTCAAAGCATATCCACTGCACTGCTACTTTTCCCGTACCAGCGAACCCAATGCCAGTTACATCGGACAAGGAATCATCCTCTTTAATATGGGCCTCTTCGAAAAACTGGAGAACGAAAGTCAGGCCGCTTTTGTATTATGCCATGAGATAGCCCACTATGTATTGCAGCACAGTGACAACGCCATTTCAGAATATATCAGTACCATCAACAGTGCTAGTTATCAACAGGAACTCCGTAAAGTAAAACATACCGAATTCCGCAAAAGGGAATTGCTGGAGAAGCTCACTAAAAAGGTGGCCTTTAATCACCGTCGTCACAGCAGAAACCATGAATCACAAGCAGATTCCATGGCCGTAGCCTTGATGAAAAACACCGCCTTTGACCTTTCCGGAGCTGTCACCGCATTAAAGCTGCTGGATGAAATTGATAAAGACTCCATCGATATCGCCGCCTGTTTCAAAAAGGAATTAAACCCCGCCAACTTCCCTTTCCGGGATAAATGGATTGCTAAAAGCAGCAGTATCATCGGGGCAGGTGTTTCCGTAAAAGCTAAAAGCGATATGGATGATTCTCTCAAAACCCACCCTGACTGCCAAACCCGTATCCGCCTGCTGGAGCCGTTCATCACCCAAAACGGATCTGCCAAAGGACAACTGTTCCTGACAGGTAAAGAAAGATTCTCCGCCCTGCAAAACACCTTTAAATACGAAATCATTGAATACGCCTATCAGGCAGAGAAATACTCCAAAAGCTTCTATCACACACTTATACTGTTACAACAATACCCAAAAGATCCATACCTGGTCACACAGATAGGCAGGATCATGAATAACAGCTACACCGCCCGAAAAGCCCATAACCTGGGTAAAATGGTAGACCTCCCGGCTCCGGAATTTATGCCCGGATATAACCTGGTACTCCAGTTCTTCCAGAACCTCTATCTGGAAGAGTTTGCCGAAGTAAGTTATCATTATCTCCAGCAATATTCCGGAGAACTGAGCAGTTACCCTGCCTTCAAAGAACAATTAAATAAGAGTGCACTTTTTATAAAACAGTAA
- a CDS encoding family 16 glycosylhydrolase: protein MKQFTGIMMALLVSLTSCGKTDTKPAEKVAPLNLSVSTTVSQDSTGTVTFTATADHAVSFDYDFGNGYIKTTANGYTSYTYNTPGEHTYTVNVTAKSADGLTLAKTISVVVPVSTALIWSDEFNNDGAPDPKKWGYDIGNGDNGWGNAEAQYYTNRIENAVVSDGTLKINAIKESYNGMAYTSARLLTKGKFNFTYGRIEVSAKLPAAGGTWPAIWMLGSNISNVGWPASGEIDIMEHKGNEPQKIYGTVHHPGHAGGNADGGTTMVANETGAFHKYTLDWSPKQLRWYVDDKLYFTFNNAAGLPFNHDFFILLNFAMGGTFGGTIDPAFTRNTMEVDYVRVYRN, encoded by the coding sequence ATGAAACAGTTCACAGGAATAATGATGGCATTGCTGGTCAGCCTGACCAGCTGCGGAAAAACAGACACCAAACCGGCTGAGAAAGTAGCGCCGCTCAACCTCTCCGTGAGTACCACCGTGAGCCAGGACAGCACCGGCACCGTAACCTTTACCGCCACCGCCGACCATGCCGTAAGTTTTGACTACGACTTCGGTAACGGATATATTAAAACTACCGCCAACGGATATACGAGTTATACCTATAACACACCGGGAGAACATACATATACCGTTAACGTCACCGCCAAAAGCGCCGATGGTCTTACGCTCGCTAAAACCATTTCGGTAGTGGTGCCCGTTTCAACAGCACTGATATGGTCTGATGAATTTAATAACGACGGCGCCCCCGATCCTAAAAAATGGGGCTACGATATCGGCAACGGTGATAACGGATGGGGTAATGCAGAAGCGCAGTACTATACTAACCGGATCGAAAATGCTGTAGTATCAGACGGTACACTGAAAATAAATGCCATAAAAGAGAGTTATAACGGTATGGCCTATACGTCAGCCCGGCTCTTAACTAAAGGCAAATTTAATTTCACCTACGGCAGAATAGAAGTAAGCGCTAAACTCCCCGCTGCCGGCGGCACCTGGCCTGCCATCTGGATGCTGGGCAGCAACATCTCCAACGTTGGATGGCCTGCTTCCGGTGAGATAGACATCATGGAACATAAAGGCAATGAACCACAGAAAATTTATGGAACAGTACATCATCCCGGACATGCCGGCGGTAATGCCGACGGTGGCACCACCATGGTAGCCAACGAAACAGGAGCTTTCCATAAATATACACTGGACTGGTCTCCCAAACAGCTCCGCTGGTATGTAGATGATAAACTTTACTTCACCTTCAACAACGCAGCAGGACTGCCTTTTAACCACGACTTTTTTATTCTACTCAACTTCGCCATGGGCGGAACTTTTGGCGGCACCATCGATCCCGCTTTCACACGCAATACCATGGAAGTGGATTATGTAAGAGTATACAGAAATTAA